The following proteins come from a genomic window of Sphaerisporangium rubeum:
- the gltB gene encoding glutamate synthase large subunit, whose protein sequence is MPAARLGLPEPQGLYHPSQEHDSCGVAMVADVQGRRSHDIVAKALTALCNLDHRGAKGSEPDTGDGAGILTQIPDAFLRESVPFTLPPAGSYAAGIAFLPMDAEARAVGVGMIEEIAGEEGLTVLGWREVPIDTAHAGPSARAVMPSFHQLFVSSPGGETGLDLDRLVFCLRKRAEHEVDVYFPSLSSRTIVYKGMLTTPQLEPFFPDLSDERFTSAIALVHSRFSTNTFPSWPLAHPYRYVAHNGEINTVKGNRNWMRAREAMLDTDLIPGDLDRLFPICDPDASDTASFDECLELLHLGGRSLPHAVLMMIPEAWENHAEMDPARRAFYEYHSTSMEAWDGPASITFSDGTLVGAVLDRNGLRPGRFYVTVDGLVVLASEAGVLDIEPSKVIRKGRLQPGKMFLVDTSRGTIIEDDEVKAELAAEHPYGEWLHAGLVRFEELPERDRPIVTHEALVKRQQTFGYTEEELRIILAPMAKAGAEPIGSMGTDSPVAVLSDKPRLLFDYFSQLFAQVTNPPLDAIREELVTSLQTTIGPEGNLLAPGPASCRRLVLPYPVIDNAELAKIIHINDEGALPGFQPHVVSGLYEVASGGEGLLRRLEEICTEVSQAIRDGARIIVLSDRGSDSRMAPIPSLMLTGAVHHHLIHEKSRTRVGLVVETGEARECHHMALLIGYGASAVNPYLAIETVEDMTARGELSLPPRTAVRNLIKAYGKGVLKVMSKMGVSTVASYTGAQIFEALGLGQDVIDACFSGTTSRLGGVGFDVLAEEARLRHLRAYPRAENAHRRLDVGGEYQWRREGEPHLFNPETVFRLQHATRTRRYEIFKQYTGLVDGQSEKLMTLRGLFRLREGVRPPVPIDEVEPVSEIVKRFSTGAMSYGSISREAHETLAVAMNRLGGKSNTGEGGEDPDRLHDPVRRSAVKQVASGRFGVTSEYLVNADDLQIKMAQGAKPGEGGQLPGHKVYPWIAKTRHSTPGVGLISPPPHHDIYSIEDLAQLIHDLKNSNPQARVHVKLVAEVGVGTVAAGVSKAHADVVLISGHDGGTGASPLTSIKHAGAPWELGLAETQQTLLLNGLRDRIVVQADGQLKTGRDVVIAALLGAEEFGFATAPLVVSGCVMMRVCHLDTCPVGVATQNPELRKRFAGKPEFVVNFFEFVAEEVREYLAALGFRSIEEAVGHAEFLDTTAAEEHWKAAGLDLSPILHMPSLPEGTPLHRTVAQDHGLDKALDNTLIQLAEGALKYGDRVTLDLPIRNVNRTVGTMLGHQVTKRYGGAGLPDNTIDVTFTGSAGNSFGAFLPKGVTLRLTGDANDYLAKGLSGGRVTVRPHPDAPFSAETQVIAGNVGLYGATSGEVFVRGVMGERFCVRNSGATAVVEGVGDHGCEYMTGGRVVVLGTTGRNFAAGMSGGIAYVLDLDPVRVNREMVAVEELTEQDSEFLRDIVERHLAETGSTVAKALLDDWDGTLVRFGKIMPTDYKRVLKAAAVARAEGRDIDEAVMAASNG, encoded by the coding sequence ATGCCTGCTGCCCGCCTCGGTCTCCCCGAGCCTCAGGGCCTGTATCACCCCTCGCAGGAGCACGACTCCTGCGGTGTCGCGATGGTGGCCGACGTCCAGGGACGCCGCAGCCATGACATCGTGGCCAAGGCACTGACGGCCCTGTGCAACCTCGACCACCGGGGGGCCAAGGGTAGCGAGCCGGACACCGGGGACGGTGCCGGCATCCTCACGCAAATACCGGACGCGTTCCTGCGCGAGAGCGTGCCCTTCACCCTGCCGCCGGCCGGTTCGTACGCCGCCGGCATCGCGTTCCTCCCCATGGACGCCGAGGCCCGCGCCGTCGGCGTCGGCATGATCGAGGAGATCGCCGGCGAGGAGGGCCTCACGGTCCTCGGCTGGCGTGAGGTCCCGATCGACACCGCGCACGCCGGTCCGAGCGCGCGCGCCGTCATGCCGTCGTTCCACCAGCTGTTCGTGTCCTCGCCGGGTGGCGAGACCGGCCTCGACCTGGACCGCCTGGTCTTCTGCCTGCGCAAGCGCGCCGAGCACGAGGTGGATGTCTACTTCCCCTCGCTGTCGAGCAGGACCATCGTCTACAAGGGCATGCTGACGACGCCGCAGCTGGAGCCGTTCTTCCCCGACCTGTCGGACGAGCGGTTCACCAGCGCCATCGCGCTGGTCCACTCGCGTTTCTCCACCAACACCTTCCCGTCGTGGCCGCTGGCGCACCCGTACCGGTACGTCGCGCACAACGGTGAGATCAACACGGTCAAGGGCAACCGCAACTGGATGCGGGCCCGCGAGGCCATGCTGGACACCGACCTGATCCCCGGTGACCTCGACCGGCTGTTCCCCATCTGCGACCCCGACGCCTCCGACACCGCGTCCTTCGACGAGTGCCTGGAGCTGCTGCACCTCGGCGGCCGTTCCCTGCCGCACGCGGTGCTGATGATGATCCCCGAGGCGTGGGAGAACCACGCCGAGATGGACCCGGCGCGGCGCGCGTTCTACGAGTACCACTCCACCTCGATGGAGGCCTGGGACGGCCCGGCGTCCATCACGTTCAGCGACGGCACCCTGGTCGGCGCGGTGCTGGACCGCAACGGCCTGCGTCCCGGCCGGTTCTACGTGACCGTGGACGGCCTGGTCGTGCTGGCCTCCGAGGCCGGCGTGCTCGACATCGAGCCGTCCAAGGTGATCCGCAAGGGCCGCCTGCAGCCCGGCAAGATGTTCCTGGTCGACACCTCGCGTGGCACGATCATCGAGGACGACGAGGTCAAGGCCGAGTTGGCCGCCGAGCACCCGTACGGCGAGTGGCTGCACGCGGGCCTGGTGCGCTTCGAGGAACTCCCCGAGCGCGACCGTCCCATCGTCACCCACGAGGCGCTGGTCAAGCGGCAGCAGACCTTCGGCTACACCGAGGAGGAGCTGCGGATCATCCTCGCGCCGATGGCGAAGGCCGGTGCCGAGCCGATCGGCTCCATGGGCACCGACTCGCCGGTCGCCGTGCTGAGCGACAAGCCACGGTTGCTGTTCGACTACTTCAGCCAGCTGTTCGCGCAGGTCACCAACCCGCCGCTGGACGCGATCCGCGAGGAGCTCGTCACCTCGCTGCAGACGACGATCGGCCCCGAGGGCAACCTGCTGGCCCCCGGCCCGGCGTCCTGCCGGCGGCTCGTGCTGCCGTACCCGGTGATCGACAACGCCGAGCTCGCCAAGATCATCCACATCAACGACGAAGGCGCGCTCCCCGGCTTCCAGCCGCACGTCGTCTCCGGCCTGTACGAGGTCGCGAGCGGCGGCGAAGGGCTGCTGCGGCGTCTTGAGGAGATCTGCACGGAGGTGTCGCAGGCCATCAGGGACGGCGCGCGCATCATCGTGCTCAGCGACCGCGGCTCCGACTCCCGCATGGCTCCCATCCCGTCGCTGATGCTCACCGGCGCGGTGCACCACCACTTGATCCACGAGAAGTCCCGCACCCGCGTGGGCCTGGTCGTGGAGACCGGCGAGGCCCGCGAGTGCCATCACATGGCGCTGCTCATCGGGTACGGCGCCTCCGCGGTCAACCCGTACCTCGCCATCGAGACCGTCGAGGACATGACGGCCAGAGGCGAACTGAGCCTGCCGCCGCGCACCGCGGTGCGCAACCTCATCAAGGCGTACGGCAAGGGTGTCCTGAAGGTCATGTCCAAGATGGGTGTGTCGACGGTGGCGTCGTACACCGGCGCGCAGATCTTCGAGGCGCTCGGCCTCGGCCAGGACGTCATCGACGCCTGTTTCTCCGGCACCACCTCGCGGCTCGGCGGCGTCGGCTTCGACGTGCTCGCCGAGGAGGCGCGGCTGCGGCACCTGCGCGCGTACCCGAGGGCCGAGAACGCGCACCGCCGGCTGGACGTCGGCGGTGAGTACCAGTGGCGCCGCGAGGGTGAGCCGCACCTGTTCAACCCCGAGACGGTGTTCCGTCTGCAGCACGCCACCCGCACCCGCAGGTACGAGATCTTCAAGCAGTACACCGGCCTGGTGGACGGCCAGTCGGAGAAGCTCATGACCTTGCGCGGCCTGTTCCGGCTGCGTGAGGGGGTGCGGCCGCCGGTGCCGATCGACGAGGTCGAGCCGGTCTCCGAGATCGTCAAGCGGTTCTCCACCGGCGCCATGTCGTACGGGTCGATCTCCCGCGAGGCCCACGAGACCCTCGCCGTGGCGATGAACCGCCTCGGCGGCAAGTCCAACACCGGCGAAGGCGGCGAGGACCCCGACCGGCTGCACGACCCGGTGCGGCGCAGCGCGGTCAAGCAGGTCGCCTCCGGCCGGTTCGGCGTGACCAGCGAGTACCTCGTCAACGCCGACGACCTGCAGATCAAGATGGCGCAGGGTGCCAAGCCCGGCGAGGGCGGCCAGCTCCCCGGCCACAAGGTGTACCCGTGGATCGCCAAGACCCGGCACTCCACCCCCGGCGTCGGCCTCATCTCGCCGCCGCCGCACCACGACATCTACTCGATCGAGGACCTGGCCCAGCTCATCCACGACCTGAAGAACTCCAACCCTCAGGCGCGTGTGCACGTCAAGCTGGTCGCCGAGGTCGGGGTCGGCACCGTGGCCGCCGGTGTCAGCAAGGCCCACGCCGACGTCGTGCTGATCTCCGGCCACGACGGCGGCACCGGCGCCTCGCCGCTCACCTCGATCAAGCACGCGGGTGCGCCGTGGGAGCTCGGTCTCGCCGAGACCCAGCAGACCCTGCTGCTGAACGGCCTGCGCGACCGCATCGTGGTGCAGGCCGACGGCCAGCTCAAGACCGGCCGTGACGTGGTCATCGCCGCGCTGCTCGGCGCCGAGGAGTTCGGTTTCGCGACCGCGCCGCTGGTGGTGTCCGGCTGCGTCATGATGCGGGTCTGTCACCTCGACACCTGTCCGGTCGGCGTGGCCACGCAGAACCCCGAGCTGCGCAAGCGGTTCGCCGGCAAGCCCGAGTTCGTGGTCAACTTCTTCGAGTTCGTCGCCGAGGAGGTCCGCGAGTACCTCGCGGCGCTCGGCTTCCGCTCGATCGAGGAGGCCGTCGGCCACGCCGAGTTCCTCGACACCACGGCCGCCGAGGAGCACTGGAAGGCGGCCGGCCTGGACCTGTCGCCGATCCTGCACATGCCGTCCCTTCCCGAGGGCACCCCGCTGCACCGCACGGTCGCGCAGGATCACGGCCTGGACAAGGCGCTGGACAACACGCTGATCCAGCTCGCCGAGGGTGCGCTGAAGTACGGTGACCGGGTGACGCTGGACCTGCCGATCCGCAACGTCAACCGCACGGTCGGCACCATGCTCGGCCACCAGGTGACCAAGCGGTACGGCGGCGCCGGCCTGCCGGACAACACGATCGACGTGACGTTCACCGGTTCGGCGGGCAACTCCTTCGGCGCGTTCCTGCCGAAGGGGGTCACCCTGCGGCTCACCGGCGACGCCAACGACTACCTCGCCAAGGGCCTGTCCGGTGGCCGGGTCACGGTGCGGCCGCACCCCGACGCGCCGTTCAGCGCCGAGACGCAGGTCATCGCCGGCAACGTCGGCCTGTACGGCGCCACGTCCGGCGAGGTGTTCGTCCGCGGCGTGATGGGTGAGCGGTTCTGCGTGCGCAACTCCGGCGCCACCGCCGTGGTGGAGGGTGTCGGCGACCACGGCTGCGAGTACATGACCGGTGGCCGGGTCGTCGTGCTCGGCACGACGGGACGCAACTTCGCGGCCGGCATGTCCGGCGGCATCGCGTACGTGCTGGACCTGGACCCGGTGCGGGTGAACCGCGAGATGGTCGCCGTCGAGGAGCTCACCGAACAGGACTCGGAGTTCCTGCGCGACATCGTGGAACGCCACCTGGCCGAGACGGGCTCCACCGTCGCCAAGGCGCTGCTGGACGACTGGGACGGCACACTGGTGCGGTTCGGCAAGATTATGCCGACCGACTACAAGAGGGTGCTCAAGGCCGCCGCCGTGGCGCGCGCCGAGGGCAGGGACATCGACGAGGCGGTCATGGCCGCCTCCAACGGCTGA
- the pyk gene encoding pyruvate kinase, whose product MSRRAKIVCTLGPATSSPERLRELIAAGMDVARFNLSHGSHELHKEVHGRVREAAAELGKGVGVLADLQGPKIRVGRFAEGPVRLGFGDVFTITTEDVPGDRDLVSTTYDGLPGDVGPGDRILVDDGRLVLEATAVDGPRVVTKVIVGGMISDNKGLNLPGAAVSAPALTEKDEEDLRWALRTGFDLIALSFVRSPDDAALVRQIMDEEGVHLPLLAKIEKPQAVDRLEEIVDAFDGIMVARGDLGVELPLEQVPIVQRRAIALCREKAHPVIVATQMLDSMMGAQRPTRAEASDVAFAVMDGADAVMLSGETSVGSYPIESVATMDRIALAAEAEYLQSTHTFDRMPETTGGAIARAAAEVGAIVGARALCAYTMSGETARRLARYRSPIPLLAFTSAPEVRGQLALTWGVETYEVPFVHHTDDMVRQVESALLSAGRCEKGDKVVIVAGSPPGTHGSTNALRVHTIGSAVSSSSV is encoded by the coding sequence GTGAGTCGTCGAGCGAAGATTGTCTGCACACTGGGGCCCGCCACCTCCTCCCCGGAGCGCCTGCGCGAACTGATCGCCGCGGGCATGGATGTCGCGCGGTTCAACCTCAGTCACGGGAGCCACGAGCTCCACAAAGAGGTACACGGACGGGTGAGGGAGGCCGCCGCCGAGCTCGGCAAGGGTGTCGGGGTCCTCGCCGACCTCCAGGGCCCCAAGATCCGGGTGGGCCGGTTCGCCGAGGGCCCGGTGCGGCTCGGATTCGGTGACGTCTTCACCATCACCACCGAGGACGTCCCCGGCGACCGCGACCTGGTGTCCACCACCTACGACGGGCTGCCGGGCGACGTGGGGCCCGGTGACCGCATCCTGGTCGACGACGGCCGCCTCGTGCTGGAGGCCACGGCCGTGGACGGGCCGCGGGTCGTCACCAAGGTCATCGTCGGCGGCATGATCTCCGACAACAAGGGGCTCAACCTCCCCGGCGCCGCGGTGTCGGCCCCCGCGCTCACCGAGAAGGACGAGGAAGACCTGCGCTGGGCCCTGCGCACCGGCTTCGACCTCATCGCGCTGTCGTTCGTGCGCAGCCCCGACGACGCCGCGCTGGTGCGCCAGATCATGGACGAGGAGGGTGTCCACCTGCCGCTGCTCGCCAAGATCGAGAAGCCGCAGGCCGTGGATCGCCTGGAGGAGATCGTCGACGCCTTCGACGGCATCATGGTGGCCCGCGGCGACCTCGGCGTGGAGCTGCCGCTGGAGCAGGTGCCGATCGTGCAGCGCCGCGCCATCGCGCTGTGCCGCGAGAAGGCCCACCCGGTGATCGTCGCCACCCAGATGCTCGACTCCATGATGGGGGCCCAGCGTCCGACGCGCGCCGAGGCCTCCGACGTCGCCTTCGCCGTCATGGACGGCGCCGACGCCGTCATGCTGTCCGGCGAGACGTCGGTCGGCAGCTACCCCATCGAGTCGGTGGCCACGATGGACCGCATCGCACTGGCCGCCGAGGCCGAGTACCTGCAGTCCACCCACACCTTCGACCGGATGCCTGAGACCACCGGCGGCGCCATCGCGCGCGCCGCCGCCGAGGTCGGCGCCATCGTCGGCGCGCGGGCCCTGTGCGCATACACGATGTCGGGGGAGACGGCGCGGCGCCTCGCGCGCTACCGTTCGCCGATCCCGCTGCTCGCCTTCACCTCCGCACCCGAGGTGCGCGGCCAGCTCGCGCTCACCTGGGGTGTCGAGACCTACGAGGTGCCGTTCGTGCACCACACCGACGACATGGTGCGCCAGGTCGAGTCGGCGCTGCTGTCGGCCGGCCGCTGCGAGAAGGGCGACAAGGTCGTCATCGTGGCGGGCTCACCTCCCGGCACCCACGGCTCCACCAACGCGCTGCGCGTGCACACCATCGGCTCGGCGGTGTCGTCCAGCAGCGTCTGA
- a CDS encoding ANTAR domain-containing response regulator, whose protein sequence is MSTQRRVVIAEDEALIRLDLKEMLEEEGYAVVGEAGDGETAVKLALEQRPDLVILDVKMPILDGISAAERIVSERVAPCLILTAFSQRDLVERARDAGAMAYLVKPFTKSDLVPAIEMAVSRHEEISALEREVTTLGERLETRKLVERAKGLLMAQHGWTEPQAFRWIQKASMDRRMSMRQVAQAVVTEAGPKEGS, encoded by the coding sequence GTGAGTACGCAGCGGCGAGTGGTGATCGCGGAAGACGAGGCCCTGATCCGCCTCGATTTGAAGGAGATGCTGGAAGAGGAGGGGTATGCCGTCGTCGGTGAGGCCGGTGACGGCGAGACGGCCGTCAAGCTGGCTCTGGAGCAGCGGCCCGACCTCGTCATCCTGGACGTCAAGATGCCGATCCTGGACGGCATCTCGGCGGCCGAGCGCATCGTGTCCGAGCGGGTGGCCCCCTGCCTGATCCTGACCGCGTTCTCCCAGCGCGACCTGGTGGAGCGGGCCAGGGACGCCGGTGCCATGGCCTACCTCGTCAAGCCGTTCACCAAGTCCGACCTGGTCCCGGCGATCGAGATGGCCGTCAGCAGGCACGAGGAGATCTCGGCGCTGGAGCGCGAGGTCACCACGCTCGGGGAGCGGCTGGAGACCCGCAAGCTCGTCGAGCGGGCCAAGGGCCTGCTGATGGCCCAGCACGGGTGGACCGAGCCGCAGGCGTTCCGGTGGATCCAGAAGGCGTCCATGGACCGCCGCATGAGCATGCGCCAGGTCGCGCAGGCCGTCGTCACCGAGGCCGGCCCCAAGGAGGGTTCCTGA
- a CDS encoding branched-chain amino acid ABC transporter substrate-binding protein — protein sequence MRPKIARLGGVLAVGVALTVGLAACGGGSEPEAGGGGSAAAPTTLKIGFMGDLSGENSGIVIPPRNGAQLAVDEYNATNPKVKIELVPYDSRADASTAVALAQQAVKTDKVVAMVGPAFSGESKQAVPVLEEAKIPNISASATNVDLAKNGWKYWHRVVPNDGVQGPAIADFIAGPVAAKNVFVIDDKSEYGLGLADAVRAQLKTKGATVGNDALDPNAADYSSTVNKVVSAKPDAVFFGGYYAGAGKLLKQLRDKGVTAKFFSGDGSLDKGIIEGAGQEQAEGALIGCPCRIPTPDETDEKVKKFAADYKAKFGADPLIYATEGYDAMTAFTKAIGAGATTPDAINEAIGKSDFDGISKHISFDPTGEPSAKSIYIYQVKGGQIGLLGDSTTAKLEG from the coding sequence TTGCGGCCCAAGATTGCTCGCCTCGGGGGCGTGCTCGCCGTCGGTGTGGCACTAACCGTTGGTCTCGCCGCCTGTGGTGGCGGCTCTGAGCCGGAGGCGGGCGGTGGTGGTTCCGCCGCCGCGCCGACCACGCTCAAGATCGGCTTCATGGGCGACCTGTCGGGTGAGAACTCCGGCATCGTCATTCCCCCGCGTAACGGCGCGCAGCTCGCCGTGGACGAGTACAACGCGACCAACCCCAAGGTCAAGATCGAGCTCGTTCCTTATGACAGCCGCGCCGACGCGAGCACCGCCGTCGCGCTGGCCCAGCAGGCGGTGAAGACCGACAAGGTCGTCGCCATGGTGGGTCCCGCTTTCTCCGGTGAGTCCAAGCAGGCCGTGCCGGTGCTGGAGGAGGCGAAGATCCCGAACATCTCCGCCTCGGCCACCAACGTCGACCTCGCCAAGAACGGCTGGAAGTACTGGCACCGCGTCGTCCCCAACGACGGCGTGCAGGGCCCGGCCATCGCCGACTTCATCGCCGGCCCCGTGGCCGCCAAGAACGTCTTCGTGATCGACGACAAGTCCGAGTACGGCCTCGGTCTCGCCGACGCGGTGCGCGCGCAGCTCAAGACCAAGGGTGCGACCGTCGGCAACGACGCGCTCGACCCCAACGCCGCCGACTACTCCTCGACGGTGAACAAGGTCGTGTCCGCCAAGCCGGACGCGGTGTTCTTCGGTGGCTACTACGCCGGCGCCGGCAAGCTGCTCAAGCAGCTCCGTGACAAGGGTGTGACCGCCAAGTTCTTCTCCGGCGACGGTTCGCTGGACAAGGGCATCATCGAAGGCGCCGGCCAGGAGCAGGCCGAGGGCGCGCTCATCGGCTGCCCCTGCCGCATCCCCACCCCGGACGAGACCGACGAGAAGGTCAAGAAGTTCGCCGCCGACTACAAGGCGAAGTTCGGCGCCGACCCGCTGATCTACGCGACCGAGGGCTACGACGCCATGACCGCCTTCACCAAGGCGATCGGCGCCGGCGCGACCACCCCGGACGCCATCAACGAGGCCATCGGCAAGTCCGACTTCGACGGCATCTCCAAGCACATCAGCTTCGACCCGACCGGCGAGCCGTCGGCCAAGTCGATCTACATCTACCAGGTTAAGGGCGGCCAGATCGGCCTCCTCGGCGACTCCACGACCGCCAAGCTCGAAGGCTGA
- a CDS encoding glutamate synthase subunit beta codes for MADPKGFLAHPRELPARRPVDVRIRDWREVYEDFPAPALNRQAARCMDCGIPFCHNGCPLGNLIPEWNDLVYRDDWAEAIERLHATNNFPEFTGRLCPAPCESACVLGINSDPVAIKRVEVEIIDRAFAEGWVTPRPPAVRTGKRVAVVGSGPAGLAAAQQLTRAGYDVVVFERADRAGGLLRYGIPEFKMEKRHVDRRLDQMRAEGTEFRTGVNVGVDVTAARLREEFDAVVLAGGATAWRDLPVPGREYHGIYQAMEYLPLANKVQQGDMADSPVSAEGKHVVVIGGGDTGADCIGTAVRQGAASITQLEIMPKPPGLRPDAQPWPTYPMLFKTESAHEELEAGLGDRVYAVSTTGFVADDEGRVRALRLVDVEGPAAGFAPVPGSEREIPAELVTLAMGFLGPEKGPLLNDLAAQSADPETFFDARGNVVRDKSYMSGVPGVFVAGDMGRGQSLIVWAIAEGRSAAAGVDRYLTGQSALPVAIPPTARPLV; via the coding sequence ATGGCCGACCCCAAGGGTTTCCTGGCGCACCCGCGCGAGCTGCCGGCGCGCCGCCCGGTCGACGTCCGCATCCGCGACTGGCGTGAGGTCTACGAGGACTTCCCCGCACCCGCGCTCAACCGGCAGGCGGCACGCTGCATGGACTGCGGCATCCCGTTCTGTCACAACGGCTGTCCGCTCGGGAACCTCATCCCCGAGTGGAACGACCTCGTGTACCGGGACGACTGGGCCGAGGCGATCGAGCGGCTCCACGCCACCAACAACTTCCCCGAGTTCACCGGCCGCCTGTGCCCCGCGCCGTGCGAGTCGGCGTGCGTGCTCGGCATCAACTCCGACCCCGTGGCGATCAAGCGGGTCGAGGTCGAGATCATCGACCGGGCCTTCGCCGAGGGCTGGGTGACCCCGCGTCCGCCGGCCGTGCGCACCGGCAAGCGGGTCGCCGTCGTCGGCTCGGGGCCCGCGGGTCTCGCCGCCGCGCAGCAGCTCACCCGGGCCGGGTACGACGTGGTGGTGTTCGAGCGCGCCGACCGTGCCGGGGGGTTGCTGCGGTACGGCATTCCCGAGTTCAAGATGGAGAAGCGCCACGTGGACCGGCGCCTCGACCAGATGCGCGCCGAGGGCACCGAGTTCCGTACCGGCGTGAACGTCGGCGTGGACGTCACGGCGGCGCGGCTGCGTGAGGAGTTCGACGCGGTCGTGCTGGCCGGCGGCGCCACGGCGTGGCGTGACCTGCCGGTGCCGGGCCGCGAGTACCACGGCATCTACCAGGCCATGGAGTACCTGCCGCTGGCCAACAAGGTTCAGCAGGGCGACATGGCCGACTCGCCGGTGTCGGCCGAGGGCAAGCACGTGGTGGTGATCGGCGGCGGTGACACCGGCGCCGACTGCATCGGCACCGCGGTGCGCCAGGGTGCGGCCTCCATCACGCAGCTGGAGATCATGCCGAAGCCGCCGGGCCTGCGGCCGGACGCGCAGCCGTGGCCGACGTACCCGATGCTGTTCAAGACCGAGAGCGCGCACGAGGAGCTCGAGGCGGGTCTCGGCGACCGGGTGTACGCGGTGTCGACCACCGGGTTCGTCGCCGACGACGAGGGCCGGGTGCGCGCGCTGAGGCTCGTGGACGTGGAGGGCCCGGCCGCCGGGTTCGCGCCGGTGCCGGGCAGCGAGCGGGAGATCCCCGCCGAGCTGGTCACTCTGGCCATGGGCTTCCTCGGACCGGAGAAGGGCCCGCTGCTGAACGACCTGGCGGCGCAGTCGGCCGACCCGGAGACGTTCTTCGACGCGCGCGGCAACGTCGTACGCGACAAGTCGTACATGTCCGGCGTGCCGGGTGTGTTCGTCGCCGGTGACATGGGCCGCGGCCAGTCGCTCATCGTGTGGGCCATCGCGGAGGGCCGGTCGGCCGCCGCCGGGGTGGACCGCTACCTCACCGGCCAGAGCGCGCTCCCCGTCGCCATCCCGCCGACGGCGCGTCCGCTGGTCTGA
- a CDS encoding S8 family peptidase, with translation MLRGYRRAVRAAVPIVTAGALIAGAVTPGSGIIASPASSTDVEQGATAPETGDYLVFYAPGRQGDALRAVQAGGGEVTGADPRLGYVVARGPGAAFATRVGADPSVAGVTANRRVGSAAALTSAQLAAAPETLPILPAEVSTGTAATAAVTSTAFAASAAGEPMAGRQWDMRMIGATPSGSYAKARGSKKVLVGIIDTGVDGSHPDIAANFDRARSRNFVVDRPLDPKGKTLDGPCEYKGCKDPADVDDDGHGTHVAGTIGAPINGIGMAGVAPGVSLVNIRAGMDSGFFFLKPVLDALTYAGDAGIDVVNMSFFVDPWTFNCTNNPADSAAERQQQAGIITGVQRALDYARARGVTLISALGNESTDLGHPVTDESSPGYPEGSERKRTIDNSCVNVPAESRGVISVSAVGPSKRKAWYSDYGTEQTDIAAPGGDPTDTGTALKGAAREILGPAPTRALKAQKLIDASGRPKTSAVLRECHHGSCAYWQYLSGTSMASPHAAGVAAILVSRFGKPGRGGLTLAPARVEKLLYATATRTPCPGTGSTRYAATEETHVCAGGPAKNGFYGHGIVNAGRAATTKG, from the coding sequence ATGCTGCGGGGGTACAGGCGCGCCGTGCGCGCCGCCGTTCCGATCGTGACGGCGGGTGCGCTGATCGCAGGCGCGGTGACACCAGGCTCCGGGATCATCGCGTCCCCGGCGTCGAGCACCGACGTCGAGCAGGGGGCCACGGCTCCGGAGACCGGCGACTACCTGGTCTTCTACGCGCCGGGACGCCAAGGCGACGCGCTGCGTGCCGTCCAGGCCGGCGGAGGCGAGGTCACCGGCGCCGACCCGCGCCTCGGGTACGTCGTCGCGCGCGGCCCCGGTGCCGCGTTCGCCACGCGGGTCGGCGCCGACCCGTCCGTGGCAGGCGTCACCGCCAACCGCCGGGTCGGCTCGGCCGCCGCGCTGACCTCCGCGCAGCTCGCCGCCGCACCTGAGACGCTCCCCATCCTCCCCGCCGAGGTGTCCACGGGCACCGCGGCGACCGCCGCGGTGACGTCCACGGCCTTCGCCGCGTCCGCCGCCGGCGAGCCGATGGCCGGCCGCCAGTGGGACATGCGCATGATCGGCGCCACGCCGAGCGGCTCCTACGCCAAGGCGCGCGGTTCCAAGAAGGTGCTGGTCGGCATCATCGACACCGGCGTGGACGGCTCGCATCCCGACATCGCCGCCAACTTCGACCGGGCCCGCAGCCGCAACTTCGTGGTGGACCGGCCGCTCGACCCCAAAGGCAAGACCCTCGACGGCCCCTGCGAGTACAAAGGCTGCAAGGACCCCGCCGACGTGGACGACGACGGCCACGGCACCCACGTCGCCGGCACCATCGGCGCGCCGATCAACGGCATCGGCATGGCAGGCGTCGCGCCGGGGGTGAGCCTGGTCAACATCAGGGCCGGCATGGACTCGGGGTTCTTCTTCCTCAAGCCCGTGCTCGACGCGCTCACCTACGCAGGCGACGCCGGCATCGACGTGGTCAACATGAGCTTCTTCGTGGACCCGTGGACGTTCAACTGCACGAACAACCCCGCCGACTCGGCCGCCGAGCGGCAGCAGCAGGCCGGCATCATCACCGGCGTGCAGCGCGCGCTCGACTACGCCAGGGCACGCGGCGTCACGCTGATCAGCGCGCTCGGCAACGAGTCGACCGACCTCGGCCACCCCGTGACCGACGAGAGCAGCCCCGGCTACCCCGAAGGGTCCGAGCGGAAGCGCACCATCGACAACTCCTGCGTCAACGTGCCGGCCGAGTCCCGCGGCGTCATCTCGGTGTCCGCCGTCGGGCCGAGCAAGCGCAAGGCCTGGTACTCCGACTACGGCACCGAGCAGACCGACATCGCGGCCCCCGGCGGCGACCCCACCGACACCGGCACCGCGCTCAAGGGCGCGGCGCGCGAGATCCTCGGCCCGGCCCCCACCCGCGCGCTGAAGGCCCAGAAGCTGATCGACGCGTCCGGCAGGCCCAAGACCTCCGCGGTGCTGCGCGAGTGCCACCACGGCTCGTGCGCCTACTGGCAGTACCTGTCCGGCACCTCGATGGCCTCGCCGCACGCCGCGGGGGTCGCCGCGATCCTCGTCTCCCGCTTCGGCAAGCCCGGCAGAGGCGGCCTGACCCTCGCCCCCGCCAGGGTCGAGAAGCTGCTGTACGCCACCGCGACCCGCACCCCCTGTCCGGGGACCGGTTCCACACGCTACGCCGCCACCGAGGAGACCCACGTGTGCGCCGGCGGCCCCGCCAAGAACGGCTTCTACGGCCACGGCATCGTGAACGCCGGCCGTGCCGCCACCACCAAGGGCTGA